tcatcaaatactcATCATCAAGTGCTTCAATTTGatatattcaatacaaaatttCTAGTGGAAGAGACCATAGATTTAACAGGTGTGACAATTTGAAAGATTTATAATTAAGTTGAACAAAATATGACTATAAGAAGTTTCAAAAACTTCATTTATGTTGTTCACGTACACTTTTTACATACATATGagcattataatttaaatatgtacatttatataaatattaaaacaaatattcaaaattcatGATAAAGTGTTTGaagaaacaaaacacaaataaaactaatatgtgaaaattttctaaaaataattcaaaatcaagTAAAAGAAGAACTAATATGCATTAGGAAACATAATCGTGAAAAAGAATATGATCTCAAAgtcatattatataaaaatcgtatactttaaattattaaataagttcTAATCAATATTTCAGGTATCATACTTTTGATTATGTCATCgatatataaaattcatattttttcctaattttgtgcaatatttttaacattattaataatGAGTATTCAcatctaaataataatatttacataagtaacataaagaataaacaaaaccgagaaaaaaattaacttaacaaaaaacaattttacttCTTCAAACAGATtctaaaagattaatttaaatgaattatcacatttgttatattaataatCAAAACTTACCACTTTAACATTTCATATAGACCATTAAAACTCTTATTaattactaatataaaaaaataatttaaataaacattttcaacttcataatttatatgatcattttcaaattttcaaatttgatattaaaactattatgaagtatatgatttaaattaaaaatcatttccTACATTATAAGTCAGTGtatcataatttaaatcaatatttttaaattgtattttaaagttaacctttcatattttaaataattttattaattctgctttacataattttaaaataattatgttatttttattactcaTACTTATATGTTAACACTTTTAATaatgttcaattaaaaattattaatatttaattataaaatcttaattcaattaaaaatgtttaatattaattaattatttcacaACAACACTCATTCCTCTCATTCCATTCCAAACCTGCTTCCTTCTTCCTCTCCATATTATTTACAATTGTCATATCATCAAGCAAGAAGTATaacaaaacacaattattaattaataattagtaattactaattaatatataatcgTTAAGAATGGTAAAAGGCTCAGGACAAACAATTACCAAGTACTAAATAAGagtattatttactaaaattatataattagaagTGTGATAAATAAAACCtggcaaaagaaaataacagtGTCATGAGCAGAAGCAGTTCCCCCTGAAGCACAAGCAGCTGGCCCTGAAGCTGAAGCAGAAGGAGCTTCATCCGAAGCAGAAGTAACAGATTGAATGATAATGTCCGATTCAAATCCCCCTAACGGACACTCCAACCTTACCAAATTCTATCAGACTCATGTCACCTTTCGTCTCCTCTGTCACGCCTCACGCGTTGGCGCCATCATCGGCAAGTCTGGTGTTCTCATCAAGTCGCTTCAGGAAGCCACTGCCGCAAAAATTCGAATAGAGGACGCCCCGCCTGAATCTCCCGACCGAGTCATCCTCGTCACTGCCTCCGCCGCTGCCTCTGCCGACGGCGGAGTCTCCAAGGCACAGGAGGCACTGCTCAAGGTCTTTGAACGGGTTCTTGATGTTGCTGCCGAGACTGCTGGCACCGAGGTTGGCGACCGTGTGGTCTCTTGCCGCCTGCTGGCGGATAATGTGCAGGTCGGCGCTGTTATCGGCAAGGCGGGGAAGGTCGTCGAGAAAATCAGAATTGACACCGGATGTAAGATTAGGGTTCTGAACGATGGTTTGCCAGCGCGCACTGCTCCCTCCGATGAAATCGTTGAGGTCAGttggtttttttcttgtttctgcTTTTCGTGTTCTTGCAAGGTGCGTTGCGTTGGACTTCTTCCGATAGTTAATGTGTCAGCATGCAATATGTTCGCTAGGATTTTGGCATTTGGCATTTCTTTCGAATTGGATTGTGAAGTtgaaattttatagtttaactGTTTGGCTGAAGAATTGTTAGTGATTTAATTAACGGAGACATGTCTAACCTGTCTTTTGTTCTCTTTGAATGTAATGAATGGATGTTGAACTCGTACAAATATGAATGAGATTTTGTAGAACTACTCATTCTATTGATAGAATTGAGGCGGAAGGGTTTTAAAGAAATTGCTTAAATTAATAAACGGTTCATCCCCCTCTATTTTCCTTCCCTTTCTTCTTGTTAAGGAATTTTATGAGAAACGGAATGGTTGAATGTGAGGGACTATAATAGACTTGTAATATTGATTTTGAATATTGGAGGCGGAGAGTCTGAGCACATTAGTGTGTTCAAATAGGAAAACGTTAGATGTGGATGTTTCCCAACAAAATCCTGAGGCCAAAAAGATGGTGGTGTAATACATCAACAATTAGCTGCCACTTAATTTCTCGCTTGTATATATCCTGTCTTTTAAACTTGTGATCCTACTACGTGCTAGCAATTGTTGGCTATTTACGCAAgtgaatttttcatttaaggACCTTCTCAAAATAGATAGATTCATTGGTTGAAGGAAAATTTTGTCCTGATAGCCTGGACCTTCCTATGAAGCCGAGATACtccaaaagtaaaaaagtattGGCGTGTAACTAGTATCCAGTATTGATACCCTATGAATACAGAGATGAGCTATTTAGCATAAAGTATCATGTGCTGAATAACTCTAATGAACTATCGGTACTGCCTGGTATGTAAGCGGAGCCAGTAGCTAAGTGAGATTGTAACTACTGTAGCTTTTAGTTATTGAAATGAATCATTAGTGTCTTATGTCAAAAATGGACCGTCTCTTCTAAATGATGAGCTAGGGATTGTCATTCTTAGATTAAAGCTTCTTTTGGATTGGACTAATGATTGTGAAATTCTAACTTGGGCAGggaaattgtatttttttttttgtacattttcatattaaaaaaaatataatttcatatggTGTGGGAAATATATGTATGTAAATATGCTTGATATGATCACTGGTATCATTTTTGTAAATTGTGATCATCATCTATTGGCTATCACATGTTTGTGTATCAATGAGGAATTAGTAATGTGAAAGTCTCTTACAAATATTGGCTTTCACGTATATTTGTATTCATTTTATATAGTATCCATTTCTTATTATGTATCTGAAATTCCTAGCTGTCCCCCCATCCCACCCCTCCTCCTTCCGTAGGCAGTACATTGTTCTGAGCTATCCACTTTATTGCTCACGAAATGGTTGTAGAAAAAGTTCCCTTTTGGATATCTAATGATTTTTCTACACAATACATAAACTAagtacaattaaattaaaatagtccattaatattatcatcataatTGGATAGATAATGAGTTGGTGAAttatttttacatctgtgttagGCAAAATGAATATCTTGTATGATTAAAAGCATTTTACAAATTTTGGAAGCCTAGGGATCTTAGTTTCGAGAACTCATGTATGCAATTCAACTGATTTGCTTTTGCTATTGGATTGTTTAAACTCCTTCGTTCATCTGATCTTTTCTGAATATGATTTGAGTTACTTCATTTGCAAGTGGTTGAATTAACGTGGTTACTTTTGCTAGTAAAAATAATCTGtgtggttatatttttttttatttcagaaaCCAGTGGAGCTTTAGGCCTTCCTTTGAAATAGAatcactttttgaatttttggactGAATTCTATCTCCTGTTCTCGTTTTgtatctttttcattatttaaaaataactaaaaaaatagattgaaaaattatttatataataactaaaaaagcaaaattcttcttttaattttaacgATATTATTGTAtgttttagttaattatattatcatattttgatgttaaaatatactTTCATATTTTCAGTAGGTtcgtataattttttatcttgttaGGATCACATGATTTACAATATTCCATCCCCCATATGATCTTATAGGTATAATATTGATTTTGACTTCCTTGTTTAACCCCCTCCCCCCGCTGtccagttatttttttatgttttagtatCCATGATAAGGATCCTTTCCAGTGTCGTTAAATAACCACTTTAAAGCTATTCACTGCAGAATTCCTTAGATTGCCTTTGTGGCTTCCATAGGTGTAGTTAGGGCTTGAAATATGCTGGAATCAGGCTTTGGTAGGGATAAACCTATTTATCTGTCATAAGCTATTTAAAAGGGGGCCTAACCTGATCTATATGAAGGTCTGACTTAGCCTGCTGGCCTATTTTGCCATAAGAACTTTAAAGCTATTGGACTTATTGTATTAAAGGCCTATTAGTAAttacaattttcttatattattatgtaatatatgtattgtgtatatataattaCGTACTCTGACCTATTTTCACTCCTAGATGTCTTTGTTACGTCATTTTGTCATCTCCTATGAGTCTtcggccaattggacttttgaattaatattataccaatttttttatttattggcataaattccttttttattagtatataattCCTATATATATCATACGTTTCAGCCAGTACGCAACTTCTGTTATTTGGCAGTGATGCTATCTGTTATGTGATGTAGTGGATTATTGGCATTTCACCATTTTTCTCAATCCAACcctttatatattgaaatagAACTTGAACATGGGAGCTTGCTTAGCGGTTATTAGTGGTGTCTTAAAGGCTAGGATTAAAAGAGTTTGATATTGATAGATACCAACTGCTATGAGAATAAGGACTGAATTTATTCAATTGAACTAATACAGAATCATACAAATTACACCACAATTGAGTAATATTGATTGCGGACAGAGGTTTCCTTCCAAGATGTTCAGAGCTTGGTCTCTCCCTTCCCAAAATCCACTTCTCTCCAAAAACCAACTCCCCCTCCTTCTCCTATTTTTTATTCTGCTAATAACTGCTTAGAGGCAATTATGCTTACTAATAAttgctaaaataattaataattgttaaaacaaTTCTGTCCTTCCAAAAGGCCTATATCCTGGCTCTCATCTTATAATATTTACTTATGAGGCCTAACAGATATCTGGAGGGGGGACTTTGGGTCAATGTTGTGCTTAGCCTTCGCACTTAGGAAACCTGTTGCCTTTGGCTACCTGTGATGTAGTAAGAGAAAAGACTGCAATTTTTTGCTTAATGTTGGGAACATGTTCCGACTCACTGATTATCGGGACCAGTGAATATGGTAAAtggaattaaatttatttgttctgtttttattttaatactaagaAATTATCTTTTGAAATTGTGTCAGATAGAAGGCCAGCTGACGTCCGTAAAGAAGGCACTTATTGCTGTCTCCCGGCAACTTCAAGATTGTCCTCCACCTGATAGAACAAAGGTGATGGGAAGCAAACATAATGAAGTTGTTCAGTCTGAACCATTTTCAATTCCGCTTAAGTCTTTAACTAATCTGCATATAGATCACCATCTGCAAAGAAGCTCTGCATTATCTTATTTAACCAACAGGTCTAATGGAAATGCCTCTGGAGCTCATAAATTATCAGCTGAAGTTAATAGATTGTCTGCCCTGGATCCAAAAGTACTTCAGCTGGAAGTTACCTTTAGAATTCTTTGTTCCAGTGATAGGGTTGGTGCCATCATTGGAAAGGGAGGCAATATTGTAAGAGCTCTTCAGAACGAATCTGGGGCTATTATAAGTGTTGCTCCTTCAGTAGTTGAGTGCGAGGATAGACTAATTACTATTACTGCCTCAGAGGTTTGTTAAAAGTAATCTTTTTGCTTGTACTTATGTTTATTACCTTGTATGTATTTTgtgtaatatttcttttttgctGGTGGCTTAATTTTTGGCAGAATGCTGAATCAAACTATTCCCCTGCACAGAAGGCCGTTGTGCTTGTTTTCTCCAAGTCTGTTGAGGCTGGGGTTGGGAAGGGGCTAGACTTGAAAACGAAAAATGGAACATCTGTTAGTGCACAGCTTGTAATCTCGTCAAACCAAGTTGGTTGCTTGTTAGGGAAAGGTGGGGCAATCATCTCAGAAATGAGGAAAGCCACAGGGACGCATATAAGAATAATTGGCCACGATCAGGCTCCAAAGTGTGTGTCAGAAAATGATCAATTGGTACAGGTGTGTCCATGATTCtttatttgctttttcaattaaaatgttttcaaattgcATGTGTTCATTTAATGGTACCAGCTACTCCTTTTTTATTCCTGCAAATATCCCCAACCTCTCATCATGTTACATTTGGTATTGTTTTAAGATGTATAATACCATTCATATCCTGGTATATTCTGCAAAAGTATCTGTTATCCTTGTGTATGAATGTAGTCCTATTCTTCTTGTCTGCTGGCTGCTTGACTTTTGCTGTCAGCTCAGATTGGGGTGAAGTAAGATGGAAAAGAGAACTGTTTCCAGAGAATACAATACAAGTGAACTATTCTCACCATGCTACTACCTATATGACGAAATTGCTTCTCCCAGCCTAAATTCTGTTCATTATACATGTTTGAGATTTGgactctgattttttttttttttactagtgatacTTTTGATAGACATACACCAAGCTTCCAGCCCCCTCAGGCTTATCCTTATAAATGTAGATAATTGTGCTTATTTGTTGGAGGAATAAGTTTAGCCTGATCATAAGGCCTTTGTTTCATGTAATTTTTTGGAGGAGAAAGTGTCTTTGATTAACTAGTAcgttatatttatatatccCATTAAACAACAAGAATGTGGATTTAGATATGGCGTAGAGTTATTATGACAGTTCATGCATAGCTCATACTGAAATATGACCCATTTTTATCTTCAATCTGTAACCTTTTTTTACGTTTCTGAACGCTGAGTTTCTTAGTTACTACCCCCCACTCTGAGAGCGTATAGATTGTATTTATTTCCTTCTAGATGCTTTTTGGAGCAATAAGTAGCTATGTTAAGTTTGGATGaggaattttaaaattagaaatgctTTAAATTTGAATTGCTATGATCTAAATTTCTTACattttcatatgctttgtttggataaattaatttacattttttaaatgttaaattctCAATTTGGATAGAGTAATATAATTTCTACTATATCTAATGTATACACACGTGCATGTTGAAATTTTAGTACCAAAGATTagcttattttaaatatttgatgtgAGAGAAGAGACGTAGATGTTGATGTTAGAGAGAAGAGAATGGAAAATTTCACTTGAAGTTGAGAGAAAATGGAAAGACTTCTATTTCTGATTAAGAAACTGATACAACTTACTACTGTTTATATAGAACACAGTAgttctgaaaaataaaagggCGGGAAGCACTTAACAAAACccctaacataaatattaataataaaataaacattatactTCAACACTCCNcctcaagctggagcatatagatcatatgcaccaagcttggaacatataaattgaattctagGCCCCCTTAGAGATTTGGTCAGAATGTCTGCGAGTTGTTCATTAGAGTTGACAAACTCAGTAATAAGATCCTTTGACAATAACTTCTCTctgataaaatgacaatcaatttctatgtgttttgttctttcatgAAACACTGGATTGGAGGCAATGTGAAGAGCGGCTTGATTGTCACAGTACAACTTCATCTGcacattttcacaaaatttcaactcTTGAAGGAGTTGTCTAATCCACACAAGTTCACATGTAGTTAGAGCCATAGATCGATACTCAGCTTCAACACTAGATCGAGcaacaacactttgtttcttacttttccaagatacaaGGTTTCCTccaaataaaacacaatatcctgTGGTAGATCTTTTGTCAATTGGACAACcagcccaatctgcatcacaatatccCTCAACTCGAGTGCTTCCCTTGTCCTCATACAACAATCCCTGTCCCGGGTTCCCTTTTACATATCTAAGAATGCGAATCACTGCATTCCAATGATCAACATGTggattttgcataaattgactcacaACTCCCACTGGATAAGAAAGATCAGGTCTTGTTATGGTAAGATAGATGAGTTTTCCAACAAGCCTTCTATATCTCTTTAGGTCTGAGAAAAGTTCACCTTTGTCtttcattaacttttgatttgagTCCATAGGACTATCAATGGGCTTGCAATTTGTCATGCctgtttcctccaaaatatcaagagcatattttctttgtgaaatgaTGACACCTTCCTTTGATTGTGCCACTTCAATACCAAGGAAATATTTTAGCCGACCCAaatctttggtttgaaagtgGTTGAACAAATGATTCTTTAATTGAGCAATTCTAGTGacatcatttcctgtaatgacaatatcatcaacattgACCATAAGATAAACACATTTATCAGGAGAAGAGTGACTATAAAATACTGAATGATCCGCCTCACATCGTTTCAATCCAAAATTCTGCACAACCCGACTACATTTACCAAACCAAGCTCGAGGTGATTGCTTCAAGCCATAGAGGGAACGATGTAATTTGCAGACTAAcccagactccccctgagcaacaaaccaggaggttgctccatgtatatCTCTTCTTCTagatcaccatgaagaaaagcaTTTTTAATGTCCAACTGGTAAAGGGGCCAATGACGAATGGCAGCCATAGCAAGCAAAATACGAACAGTACTTGTTTTAGCCACAGGAGAAAAGGTATCACAGTAGTCGAGGCCATAGACTTGAGTATATCCCTTAGCTACCAAACGAGCTTTGAGACGACCGATTGCACCATTAGGACCCACCTTAATAGCATAGACCCATCTACAACTAAAAGGCTTCTTACCAGGAGGAAGAGGAACAAGGTCCCAAGTGCCATTGTGTTCAAGTGCCTGCATTTCATCAATCATGGCTTGTCGCCATCCAGGATGACCAAGTGCCTCATGAACATTACTAGGAACCTGAATGGAAGATAAGGAAGAAACAAAGGAGAAATATGGAGGAGACAAATGGTGAtaactcaaaaaattataaacaggaTAAGAATTACGAGTAGAGCGAATACCTTTTTGGAGGGCAGTAGGCCAATTATTATCTGAGTCAAGAGAGGGTGAAGAGGATGAAGGATCCATGGTTTGGGAATCTGATGGAGGAGGATCTGAGTCTTGAGGATCTTCAATGTTTGGAGTTTGAGATTGTGTTCGACGCTGATATGGTGTCCTTGACCAAGAAACCACAACTCCACAGCGAGGaccatgataaataatttttccaattcAGTTTTGCAGATGTAATGATAGGGGTAGCAGATAAAGAGGAATTACTTCCGGTAGAAGAAgccattttaaaaattgagagAAGAAATAGGACCCAGGGTTTCAAAATACGTAAGGAGAAAACCCTAGGTATGAGCCCAAGCCAACGAAACAAAGAAACAGGAACCAGAACACACTCCAGAAGCTCCGGCGAGACGTTCTGCGGCGACGCGGTGAAGCTCCGACCACGGGAAGGCGGCGCGTGCAGAACACGCGCCCGAGGCTGGCCGGAAAGAAGCGGCGCGTGACGGCTGATGCGGAGGTTCCAGAGGACGGGACCACCAGGGTTGGGTTGCGCTTCTCAAGGCGCACCTAACCCTTGACTTCGCCGAAGAAAGCGACAGCGGACGGTGGCGGCGACGACagaggaagaagacaaagaGTCTGACTCTTGATACCAACTTGaagttgagagaaaatgaaaagatttcTATTTCTGATTAAGAAACTGATACAACTTACTACTGTTTATATAGAACACAGTAgttctgaaaaataaaagggTGGGAAGCACTTAACAAAACccctaacataaatattaataataaaataaacattatacttcaacaatttcaaattcttagTTTTTAGATGGAATctgaaattctataatttcAAGTGATCAAAATACtctaatatatttctaaagtttcaaatttttttaaattctctatccaaacaacatattttgtcatgaattattttaagttttccATAAAAAATGAAGCATGCTCTAAAAAGTCCGCATAATTAGAGTGTGCATTGCAATGTGTATATAAGGGTCTTTTGTCATAGAAAGCTGGGTTATGTCTTAGACACTTGGTTTTAGATTCTTTGTTTACTCTGAACTATTCTTATTGTTCATATGTCAAAACATGTTATTTGTTGAAAGTCTCATATCGATTAATGAAAAGGCCAGTTTATATATGTGAGCGCAAATCTCACTCTACAAGCTGGTTTTATAAGActgaattagacttaaagtccacttcttaatattattaatcCCTCAAAACATTACATTTTCACTTTAGAGCTACAATTGAAATATAAGCTATATTCTCTATTTTATAGAGACTAAAAGTTTGATTTTAAAGTTGGAGCTACCCATTCTTTGTGTCTCAAAGATTTTTAGCCTCGTTATCATCTTGACATTAGTTCTTTATTCGTGGTCTTTCTGATGCATATTATTAGTAACTGCAAGTGGTATATTGGGGCTGCTCAATTTTTATCTTCATGTGTTTTTTGATCAAGCGATCTGATCTTAATACTAGCCAAATATTGAAATGTGGTTTTAATGGTCTCCTTTTTGATATGTATAGTGATTATAACAAATGCTTAATGCTATGATATTCTACCTCTTTTCCTTATTAAATCCAgtgtttttttaacatttaaagttgaaaaaaacCATCTTATTTGTAAGAGGATATCTATCTTGGGTCATAAACTTCTTGCATATGTAGTtcgttaaatatgtttattaaggGTGTGTTTGGAACATTGTGTCAACATGTTTGGCAATTCTTGTTCACAGTTAGAAGTAAAATCTATCTCAAACTATAGTTGAATTAAAAGCTATAGTGAGCTGCTTTTTCTTGACTCTAGTTGAGTTCAACTCAAGTCTACTTTCTAACTCAAATCTAAATGCACCCTAAATCCTCAGGATAAGTCTTGCAATCATGTTTCAACACTTTTTAAAACCATTATTCACTTTTCCCTCAGATATCAGGGGAGTTTTTGAATGTTAAAAGTGCAATATATAATGCAACTGGTAGACTGCGATATCATCTATTTGTCAGTACACAAAACAGTGGTGGAGGAAGGAGCCTTTCCTCTGTTCTAGCTGGAGGCCAACCAACTGTTGCTGTTTCTCATGGTCTCAATAGACATTATTTTCCAGGATTGCAGGCACCACTGGTATTTTGCTTTCTCTCTGCTGGCTTGTTTTCCTTTCCAAGTTTTCCCGTGAACTAATTAAATTTGGATGCAGACAGTATCTGGAATAAACTCCAGTGGCACCAATGGTGTTAGTCGAGGATTGATTTCTCAAAACGGTGA
This genomic stretch from Vigna radiata var. radiata cultivar VC1973A chromosome 7, Vradiata_ver6, whole genome shotgun sequence harbors:
- the LOC106768587 gene encoding RNA-binding KH domain-containing protein RCF3, whose translation is MIMSDSNPPNGHSNLTKFYQTHVTFRLLCHASRVGAIIGKSGVLIKSLQEATAAKIRIEDAPPESPDRVILVTASAAASADGGVSKAQEALLKVFERVLDVAAETAGTEVGDRVVSCRLLADNVQVGAVIGKAGKVVEKIRIDTGCKIRVLNDGLPARTAPSDEIVEIEGQLTSVKKALIAVSRQLQDCPPPDRTKVMGSKHNEVVQSEPFSIPLKSLTNLHIDHHLQRSSALSYLTNRSNGNASGAHKLSAEVNRLSALDPKVLQLEVTFRILCSSDRVGAIIGKGGNIVRALQNESGAIISVAPSVVECEDRLITITASENAESNYSPAQKAVVLVFSKSVEAGVGKGLDLKTKNGTSVSAQLVISSNQVGCLLGKGGAIISEMRKATGTHIRIIGHDQAPKCVSENDQLVQISGEFLNVKSAIYNATGRLRYHLFVSTQNSGGGRSLSSVLAGGQPTVAVSHGLNRHYFPGLQAPLTVSGINSSGTNGVSRGLISQNGDLEVASGSKTSIVTNTTVQVVVPEDIIGSVYGENSSNLVRLRQISGAEVIVHEPLPGTSDRTIVITGTPDETRAAQSLLQAFILTGSP